In the Paenibacillus sp. FSL H7-0357 genome, one interval contains:
- a CDS encoding ketopantoate reductase family protein, producing the protein MKILIYGAGTIGSVFAGKLALSGYDVTILARGARLVELKKNGVILVNPGNNREEIAKIDVIEHLLPDHIFDYILVVMQKIQIDSVLPVLSQNISKNIIFVVNTASGYDDWVQAVGSDRLMLGFPSAGGERVDGRVHYFIGKGFMRIFQTTTFSEYNGQKTERLKKIVDVFNCAGIPSVVSNNMDMWQKTHVAMVTSIGNALYKYNSNNYALAKSYADIKLLVLGIKEGFAVLTKLGINIKPSKLHYFKLPVFLIAPIFKIIMGTKFAETVMAKHTAVAKSEMVCLQNEFDMLIMKSKMETPSIDKLRKNLAKD; encoded by the coding sequence TTGAAAATCCTAATTTATGGTGCGGGCACAATCGGGAGTGTTTTCGCTGGGAAACTTGCTTTGTCAGGATATGATGTCACTATCCTTGCAAGGGGAGCAAGACTTGTTGAGCTGAAAAAAAACGGTGTGATTCTCGTAAATCCAGGCAATAACCGAGAAGAAATCGCAAAGATAGATGTGATTGAACATCTGCTGCCAGACCATATTTTCGACTACATACTCGTTGTAATGCAGAAAATACAGATAGATAGTGTATTACCGGTTCTTTCTCAAAACATATCTAAGAATATCATCTTTGTGGTCAATACGGCATCCGGTTATGACGATTGGGTTCAGGCTGTGGGTAGTGACCGGCTGATGCTCGGCTTTCCGTCCGCAGGAGGAGAACGTGTAGACGGTCGAGTACATTACTTTATCGGCAAGGGATTCATGCGGATTTTTCAGACCACAACCTTTTCAGAATACAATGGTCAAAAAACCGAACGGCTCAAAAAAATAGTAGATGTTTTTAACTGTGCCGGTATTCCTTCTGTTGTAAGCAATAATATGGATATGTGGCAGAAAACTCATGTAGCAATGGTTACAAGTATCGGAAACGCTCTTTATAAATACAATAGTAATAATTATGCTTTAGCAAAATCATATGCAGATATTAAGCTGCTGGTTCTGGGGATAAAAGAAGGATTTGCTGTGTTGACTAAATTGGGTATAAATATCAAACCATCAAAACTCCATTATTTCAAACTTCCCGTTTTTTTGATTGCCCCAATTTTTAAAATTATTATGGGCACAAAGTTTGCCGAAACAGTCATGGCAAAGCATACGGCCGTGGCAAAATCCGAGATGGTCTGCCTTCAAAATGAATTTGATATGCTGATCATGAAGAGTAAGATGGAAACACCTTCTATTGATAAGCTACGAAAAAACCTTGCGAAAGACTGA
- a CDS encoding MarR family winged helix-turn-helix transcriptional regulator, whose product MKRKPAKEYTTEQQLPRLGTSPYLKLMERTASSDTNLNSAHLGLIMLWLGDNTLDMVDIDLAAFDITESKLDLLLLLSLHADQELVTPSSIADRLGIRRSSVTALLIWLEKKNLIVREPYAKDGRMTHVRISAEGSTLMNQILPTFWSTCASLVDELDKEEQAVFQKVLVKLNASLEKRLGSGR is encoded by the coding sequence TTGAAAAGAAAGCCTGCCAAGGAATATACGACCGAGCAACAATTACCGAGACTTGGAACATCACCTTATTTGAAGTTGATGGAGCGTACAGCCTCATCCGATACCAATCTAAATTCAGCACACCTGGGACTAATTATGCTCTGGCTGGGAGATAACACTTTAGACATGGTGGATATTGATTTAGCTGCTTTTGACATCACGGAGAGTAAGCTGGATCTATTACTCCTATTATCCCTTCACGCAGATCAGGAGTTGGTTACACCTTCATCCATAGCAGACCGATTGGGGATTCGTCGATCGTCTGTAACGGCCTTGTTAATATGGCTGGAGAAAAAAAATTTGATTGTTCGTGAACCGTATGCCAAGGATGGTCGCATGACTCACGTTCGTATTAGCGCTGAAGGCAGTACGCTTATGAATCAAATATTGCCTACGTTCTGGTCTACTTGCGCATCCCTTGTTGATGAATTAGATAAAGAGGAGCAAGCGGTGTTCCAAAAAGTGCTGGTTAAACTAAATGCAAGCTTAGAAAAACGACTTGGATCGGGTAGATAA
- a CDS encoding 5' nucleotidase, NT5C type, with the protein MDDPGFFRDLKVMEGSQKVIRELSKYYEIYITTAAMEHPSSFQAKFEWLSDNFPFIPQMNYVFCGDKSIINAEYLIDDSSRHFQRFQGQGILFTAPHNVNESGYVRVNNWYEVGDYFLSDNKQTTQDS; encoded by the coding sequence GTGGATGATCCAGGTTTTTTTCGGGACTTGAAAGTAATGGAGGGAAGTCAGAAAGTAATCAGAGAATTGAGTAAATATTACGAGATTTATATCACAACAGCAGCAATGGAACATCCATCTTCATTTCAAGCTAAATTTGAATGGTTAAGTGATAACTTTCCTTTCATTCCACAAATGAATTATGTGTTTTGTGGTGATAAAAGCATTATTAATGCTGAGTATCTTATAGATGATAGTTCAAGGCATTTTCAAAGATTTCAAGGACAAGGAATATTATTTACTGCTCCACACAATGTCAACGAATCAGGTTATGTGCGAGTTAACAACTGGTATGAAGTTGGGGACTATTTTTTAAGTGATAATAAACAAACAACACAAGACTCATAA
- a CDS encoding site-specific integrase — protein sequence MEFVEPIRSKKQIDALKKYLRGQNIRDYLLFVLGINSGLRISYLLKLQVEEVYNQDRISLREQKTGKRKDFPLSDTCKKAIQEYVKATGHKSGALFASRKGGNPISRVHAYRILSEGASRVGIKEAVGTHTLRKSFAFHAYQSGVDITRIQKLLNHSAPSVTLAYIGITRQELDNVYFNLNL from the coding sequence ATGGAATTTGTAGAACCTATCCGTAGTAAGAAACAGATTGATGCTTTGAAGAAGTATCTGCGAGGGCAGAATATCCGAGACTATCTGTTGTTTGTGCTTGGCATTAACTCAGGATTGCGAATATCATATTTGCTCAAGCTTCAGGTGGAAGAGGTGTACAATCAAGATCGGATCAGCCTTCGAGAGCAGAAGACAGGTAAAAGAAAAGATTTTCCCTTGTCAGATACCTGTAAAAAAGCAATTCAGGAATATGTAAAAGCAACAGGTCATAAGTCAGGAGCGCTGTTTGCCAGCCGCAAAGGTGGGAATCCAATTAGCCGAGTACATGCTTACCGGATACTGAGTGAAGGGGCAAGCCGTGTTGGCATCAAAGAAGCCGTTGGAACACATACCTTGAGAAAGTCGTTTGCCTTTCATGCTTACCAAAGTGGTGTAGATATTACTCGTATTCAAAAGCTGCTCAACCATTCAGCACCGAGTGTCACTCTGGCATACATAGGAATCACTCGACAAGAGCTAGATAATGTTTATTTCAATCTTAACCTATGA
- a CDS encoding C45 family autoproteolytic acyltransferase/hydolase → MSNQFVSFSKFVSEGSHYEIGTKLAHTVRNNPELMSINIQGDCMDSFLLRKKQTLLDEFCPGVNEEILGLSDSLKIPLGKLAVFADDVIEAGACSQFAALPSITSDGHTLIGRSYEFSTEDEMCLCVTRADGKPAHIGFSLLLFGRFDGINEHGLTVSMSSCEFGQRPFGEGLWFPFVLRSLLDNCSSVEDAIYLLKNMPIRSNVNLLIADTYGNATIAETACFGDDRKISFRNSEDLLIATNHYQNNEMLPYDNNRRRHSVIRYNTIKDFFSKKKGSISVESIKTILEEKVPQGVCCPFYEDCLGTLHSMVFDTTEISVQVCFGAASPQKWEKISFNSPCENSKIQVPINNEFPQNPTTFWEHLNPGSMEQNRLHR, encoded by the coding sequence ATGTCAAACCAGTTCGTTAGCTTTTCAAAATTCGTCTCAGAGGGCAGCCATTACGAGATTGGCACTAAGCTGGCTCATACAGTCAGAAACAACCCGGAGCTTATGAGTATCAATATACAAGGTGATTGTATGGATAGTTTTTTATTAAGAAAGAAACAAACCCTTTTAGATGAATTTTGTCCCGGAGTAAACGAGGAAATCCTTGGACTTTCAGACAGCTTAAAAATCCCACTGGGGAAATTGGCTGTATTTGCGGATGATGTAATAGAAGCTGGAGCATGCAGTCAATTCGCAGCTTTGCCAAGTATTACATCTGATGGGCACACTTTAATTGGCAGAAGTTATGAATTTTCGACTGAAGATGAGATGTGTTTGTGTGTAACAAGGGCAGACGGAAAACCTGCACATATAGGTTTTTCACTGCTATTGTTTGGGAGATTTGACGGAATAAATGAGCATGGCTTAACAGTAAGCATGTCATCTTGTGAATTTGGACAACGCCCTTTTGGTGAAGGACTTTGGTTCCCGTTTGTGCTGAGGTCTTTATTGGATAATTGCTCCTCTGTTGAGGATGCCATATATCTTTTGAAGAATATGCCTATACGAAGCAATGTAAACCTGCTGATTGCTGATACTTACGGAAATGCCACAATAGCTGAAACTGCCTGCTTCGGAGACGATAGAAAAATATCTTTTAGAAACAGTGAAGATCTTCTTATCGCGACGAATCATTATCAGAATAACGAAATGTTGCCTTATGATAATAATCGCAGAAGGCATTCTGTGATTCGATACAACACTATAAAAGATTTTTTTTCAAAAAAGAAAGGATCTATTTCTGTAGAATCAATAAAGACAATCCTAGAGGAAAAAGTGCCACAGGGCGTATGTTGCCCATTTTATGAAGATTGTTTAGGAACCTTGCATTCAATGGTTTTTGACACGACGGAGATTAGCGTACAGGTGTGTTTTGGGGCAGCATCCCCGCAAAAATGGGAAAAAATCTCTTTTAATAGTCCATGTGAAAATTCTAAAATACAAGTCCCTATAAATAACGAGTTCCCCCAGAACCCCACAACCTTTTGGGAGCACTTAAACCCTGGAAGTATGGAGCAGAATCGTCTTCATCGGTAA
- a CDS encoding DUF6376 family protein, translating to MKKYGLSLLLLILLVVPGCGIAEKVGDSVNFTADTASYMQTLTEFGQEMGTWATDAATDPQARDELKDRLLALKEQIVQYAGLQVPEYAAGLHQSIVGYNETLQQGLDQAITNLEEGKAAFESTGIPETINQVNELLNQITQLIPQ from the coding sequence ATGAAGAAATATGGCTTAAGTCTGCTGCTACTCATCTTGCTGGTTGTACCGGGTTGCGGGATTGCGGAAAAGGTAGGAGACAGCGTCAATTTCACCGCCGATACCGCTTCTTATATGCAAACTTTGACGGAGTTCGGACAAGAGATGGGAACCTGGGCCACGGATGCTGCCACAGACCCGCAGGCCAGGGATGAATTAAAGGATAGGCTGCTTGCCCTCAAGGAACAGATCGTCCAATATGCCGGGCTTCAGGTTCCGGAATATGCGGCAGGCCTGCATCAATCTATTGTCGGATACAATGAAACACTGCAGCAAGGACTGGATCAGGCCATAACCAACCTGGAAGAAGGAAAAGCCGCCTTCGAATCGACAGGTATTCCCGAGACTATAAACCAAGTCAACGAGCTATTGAACCAGATCACCCAGCTCATCCCGCAGTAA
- a CDS encoding MFS transporter → MNNPINATGTTRNYKLMTIILCWTGLVVMSSLYVTIPLITLFAQLFEISTTNAAAAGSTFSIGFAIGCLIYGALSDKYGRKTVIFAGLLFLTLISLILGTVHSFVWILGLRGLQGAAAATFSPVALAYAVEMYPAEKRVTTIGFISTGFLIAGIVGQVVSSILSEHYGWNAVFYILAVVYAVTTILVFFFLPKGGIQQAHANIWEPIKQIGKVFVQKQLVLCYLVAFVLLMSFVSMYTVLGNYLSTAPYELSKQEILSVRIIGIVGMLVSPFAGRISKHVGVGRTLRGGLLLAIIGLASMGMISNLPLLIVMSILFVGGIALAVPSLVSLVGQVGGKMRGIAVSVYTFILFTGTSFGPIISLQLMNNASYLITFLLLACILCVGLLAACLIHHEEAGEIKSQ, encoded by the coding sequence ATGAACAATCCAATCAATGCAACGGGTACAACTAGAAATTATAAGCTTATGACCATTATCCTTTGCTGGACCGGCCTTGTTGTCATGTCCAGTCTATACGTAACGATTCCGCTAATTACATTGTTTGCACAGCTTTTTGAAATTTCCACGACGAATGCTGCCGCTGCGGGAAGCACCTTTTCGATAGGCTTTGCCATTGGTTGCTTAATCTATGGCGCGCTGTCCGATAAATACGGACGGAAGACTGTTATATTTGCAGGGCTCCTTTTCCTGACATTGATATCATTAATTCTGGGGACCGTTCACAGCTTTGTATGGATTTTAGGATTAAGAGGACTACAGGGAGCAGCAGCAGCAACCTTCTCTCCAGTAGCACTTGCCTATGCGGTTGAGATGTATCCAGCGGAAAAACGGGTAACTACCATTGGTTTTATCAGTACAGGATTTCTGATTGCAGGTATTGTTGGTCAAGTGGTTAGTAGTATACTCAGTGAGCATTATGGCTGGAACGCTGTTTTTTATATTCTTGCCGTTGTTTATGCGGTGACCACCATATTAGTGTTCTTCTTCCTTCCCAAAGGCGGTATCCAGCAGGCACACGCTAATATCTGGGAGCCTATTAAGCAAATTGGCAAAGTGTTTGTTCAAAAACAATTGGTATTATGTTATCTAGTAGCATTCGTTCTGCTTATGTCTTTTGTAAGTATGTATACAGTGCTGGGTAACTATCTAAGTACAGCTCCATATGAGCTAAGCAAGCAAGAAATTCTTTCTGTCCGTATTATCGGCATAGTAGGGATGCTCGTTTCTCCATTCGCGGGAAGAATATCCAAGCATGTCGGCGTAGGTAGAACGCTTCGCGGTGGATTGTTGCTAGCGATCATTGGTTTGGCGTCTATGGGGATGATTTCTAATCTGCCACTTCTTATTGTGATGAGCATCCTTTTTGTGGGAGGGATCGCACTAGCCGTTCCTTCACTTGTTTCGCTTGTTGGGCAAGTGGGCGGCAAGATGCGCGGGATAGCTGTATCCGTATATACTTTTATATTGTTTACAGGCACAAGCTTCGGTCCGATTATCTCGCTTCAATTGATGAATAATGCAAGTTATTTAATTACGTTTCTTCTATTGGCATGTATTCTGTGCGTTGGGTTGCTAGCAGCATGTCTTATTCATCATGAGGAGGCAGGGGAGATAAAAAGCCAGTAA
- a CDS encoding ABC transporter ATP-binding protein: MKQAWHSGDQQQSREQHFISLRIMFKEMFLHTRTQWVLLMLGAVTVIAISILEFMIPQLTKEIIDQIIPGKRYYALLETGGLILLTALLLGIFNFSSSYVMTIVSQKAILQLRNKLHKHTLSLDLKFFDRNRTGDLMARLTSDVNQLQELVSADSLSIIADVITFAAIVGYLLYTDWQLALITLITLPFLFVTSRYFSLRIKSAYRAVRHISAQLNNSLQDTLSGIRMIKSFASEDAEAKQFEALSEQHRIATVFASRLSETFSPIIDWLNYVGMTSVLLFGAWQVMHGNMSVGDIVAYLAYLRLLQAPIRSFSRMITKVQQSAAAFERIQEVLATVPEVYDKEGAIVLPPVKGQIVFDDVEFAYEEGHPILQNFQLRLPCNQTTALVGSSGSGKSTIAYLIARLYDVQRGDIYIDSYPLTEVTVKSLRQQMGIVSQDVILLNGTIRENIAYGRPQATEDEIKAAAHAANAHEFISAFPMGYDTPIGERGVKLSGGQKQRLSIARAFLINPRILILDEATAALDTESEQRIQHALSVLLPGRTCLVIAHRLSTIQNADQIVVLEHGEIVELGNHENLLRRNGRYKELYEMQFPTKSNFEQIL, from the coding sequence ATGAAACAAGCTTGGCATTCCGGGGACCAGCAGCAGAGTCGTGAACAGCATTTTATATCGCTGCGCATCATGTTTAAGGAGATGTTCTTGCACACAAGGACGCAATGGGTCTTGCTTATGCTTGGTGCCGTCACAGTGATAGCCATTTCCATTCTTGAATTTATGATCCCTCAGTTAACTAAAGAGATCATAGACCAGATCATCCCTGGAAAAAGGTATTACGCGCTACTAGAAACGGGAGGTCTTATCCTGCTAACTGCATTGCTGCTGGGGATATTTAACTTCAGTAGCAGTTATGTAATGACAATTGTTAGTCAGAAGGCAATTCTCCAGTTGCGAAACAAATTGCACAAACACACATTAAGTTTGGATCTGAAATTTTTTGATCGTAATCGGACCGGGGATCTTATGGCAAGGTTAACGAGTGATGTAAATCAACTACAGGAACTGGTTTCAGCCGATAGCCTGTCCATCATAGCGGATGTCATAACCTTCGCTGCGATCGTGGGGTACTTATTATATACGGACTGGCAACTAGCATTAATTACGCTTATTACCTTGCCATTCTTATTTGTAACGTCACGATATTTCAGCCTACGCATTAAGAGTGCCTATAGAGCGGTACGTCACATATCAGCTCAGTTAAACAACTCACTTCAAGATACGTTGTCAGGCATACGAATGATCAAGTCTTTTGCAAGTGAAGATGCGGAAGCTAAGCAGTTCGAGGCATTGAGCGAACAGCATCGGATAGCCACAGTTTTTGCTTCAAGGTTGTCGGAAACTTTCTCGCCAATTATCGATTGGCTGAATTATGTAGGTATGACGTCGGTGCTCCTGTTCGGAGCGTGGCAGGTTATGCATGGGAACATGTCCGTTGGTGATATCGTAGCTTACTTAGCTTATTTACGTTTGTTGCAAGCGCCCATCCGCTCCTTTAGCAGAATGATTACCAAAGTGCAGCAATCGGCAGCAGCATTCGAGCGCATTCAAGAAGTCTTAGCAACCGTTCCAGAGGTTTACGATAAGGAAGGAGCGATTGTTCTGCCGCCAGTAAAAGGACAAATTGTGTTTGATGATGTTGAGTTTGCATATGAAGAAGGACATCCCATTCTACAAAACTTTCAATTGCGGCTTCCATGTAACCAAACTACGGCTTTGGTTGGTTCGTCAGGATCAGGAAAGTCAACGATTGCTTATTTGATTGCCCGTTTGTACGACGTTCAGCGAGGGGACATTTATATTGACAGTTATCCGTTAACGGAAGTGACGGTGAAGTCGCTTCGTCAGCAGATGGGGATCGTATCTCAGGACGTAATCCTCCTCAATGGCACGATACGTGAAAATATTGCGTACGGTAGACCTCAGGCCACTGAAGATGAAATTAAAGCGGCTGCCCATGCCGCAAACGCCCATGAATTTATTTCAGCCTTTCCAATGGGCTATGATACGCCCATCGGTGAAAGAGGGGTCAAGCTTTCCGGAGGACAAAAGCAAAGATTGTCAATCGCCAGAGCTTTCTTGATCAATCCTCGTATTCTTATTTTGGACGAAGCTACGGCTGCACTGGATACGGAATCTGAACAACGTATTCAGCATGCGTTATCTGTGCTTCTTCCAGGTCGAACTTGTCTGGTTATCGCCCATCGTCTTTCCACGATTCAAAATGCCGATCAAATTGTTGTATTGGAGCATGGAGAGATAGTGGAGCTGGGAAATCATGAAAACCTACTCCGCCGAAATGGGCGATACAAGGAACTATACGAGATGCAATTTCCAACAAAATCTAACTTCGAACAAATTTTATAA